The following proteins come from a genomic window of Sphingobium cloacae:
- a CDS encoding DUF6491 family protein, with protein sequence MRNIAYWGRTAIAAAALALAGTAAAAETHRPLGIEANIPFVNHGGVRDWRADGNEGLYIQDQHRNWYHASLMGACMDLPYAQAVGFRTWGGDSLDRFSTIQVGGQRCQIQSLVTSAPPPVKAHKG encoded by the coding sequence ATGAGGAACATCGCTTATTGGGGCCGCACGGCGATTGCGGCCGCCGCTCTGGCGCTCGCGGGAACGGCGGCGGCAGCGGAAACGCATCGCCCGCTCGGCATCGAAGCCAATATCCCCTTCGTCAATCATGGCGGTGTGCGCGATTGGCGCGCCGATGGCAATGAGGGATTGTATATCCAGGATCAGCATCGCAACTGGTATCATGCCAGCCTGATGGGAGCCTGCATGGACCTGCCCTATGCGCAGGCCGTGGGGTTCAGGACATGGGGCGGGGATAGCCTCGACCGCTTCTCCACGATCCAGGTCGGCGGCCAGCGGTGTCAGATACAAAGCCTGGTCACCAGCGCCCCGCCGCCCGTCAAGGCGCATAAGGGCTGA
- the rbfA gene encoding 30S ribosome-binding factor RbfA, which translates to MAQQPEGPSVRLLRVGEQVRHVLSEILTRGDVHDDVLASHVVSVTEVRMSPDLRHATVFVKSLLGQDEEAVLKALRTNTAYLQREVAHRIRLKYAAKLKFLADESFDEGSHIDRLLRDPKVVRDLEKPEDD; encoded by the coding sequence ATGGCTCAACAACCCGAAGGCCCCTCCGTCCGCCTGCTCCGCGTGGGCGAGCAGGTGCGCCATGTCCTGTCCGAAATCCTGACGCGCGGCGACGTGCATGACGATGTGCTGGCCAGCCATGTGGTCAGCGTCACCGAAGTGCGCATGTCCCCGGATTTGCGCCACGCCACCGTGTTCGTGAAATCCCTGCTGGGGCAGGATGAAGAGGCGGTGCTGAAGGCGCTGCGGACCAACACGGCCTATCTCCAGCGGGAAGTCGCGCATCGGATACGCCTGAAATATGCGGCGAAGCTCAAATTCCTCGCGGACGAGAGCTTCGACGAAGGCAGCCATATCGACCGCCTGCTGCGCGATCCCAAGGTCGTGCGCGATCTCGAAAAGCCCGAGGACGATTGA
- the infB gene encoding translation initiation factor IF-2 — protein MSDSKEDKPVLGRKPLGIKRTVESGQVQQQFSHGRKNTVVVEVKRRRVLGKPGESAGAAPAAPQPDPTPAPSAPPQPEARAPQPAAPARQAPPQNLMSRQELQAKLLREAEEARMTALEDARRREDAQRQAASEEERRRAEENRVAAETAEAEVARRAEEANVAEETPQTAAPEAAPAVEEAAAPEQVSERPASAAPPPRRFTPVTPAKRPEPAKPDRAKRGDDNRRQSGKLTVTRALADDDSARARSLAALKRAREKERRAHYSGGSQPREKQVRDVVVPESITVQELANRMAEKGADLVKALFKMGTAVTLNQPIDQDTAELLVEEFGHRIQRVSEADVEIGMEGEVDAPETLQPRPPVVTIMGHVDHGKTSLLDALRGTDVVAGESGGITQHIGAYQVKTKGGDTITFLDTPGHEAFSEMRARGANVTDIVILVVAADDGLMPQTIEAINHTKAAGVPMIVAINKVDKPEANPQRVRERLLEHEVIVEEMGGETQDVEVSALKKQGLDTLIEKILLQAELMELTANPDRSAEGNVIEAQLDKGRGAVATVLVRRGTLKVGDTFVIGAESGKVRALINDKGQNVKVAGPSTPVEVLGLSGVPLAGDQLTVVENEARAREVAAYRQEQATRKRTTAAPTSFEHMFSALNTTVIEYPVVVKGDVQGSVEAIVTSLNRISTDEIKVRILHSGVGAITESDVTLAAASRAPLIGFNVRPNAKARQLAEREKVSLRYYDVIYDLLEEVRGEMAGQLAPERIETIVGRAEVLQVFPAGKKDKAAGLLVLDGIIRKGLSARLTRDDVIVSRTHIASLRRFKDDVSEVRAGMECGAVLQDTNDIKPGDTLELFEVEERARTL, from the coding sequence ATGAGTGACAGCAAGGAAGACAAGCCGGTTCTGGGCCGCAAGCCGCTGGGGATCAAGCGCACGGTCGAGTCCGGTCAGGTGCAGCAGCAGTTCAGCCATGGCCGCAAGAATACGGTGGTGGTTGAGGTGAAGCGGCGCCGCGTCCTGGGCAAGCCGGGCGAAAGCGCCGGCGCGGCCCCGGCTGCGCCCCAGCCTGATCCGACGCCCGCGCCCAGCGCCCCGCCGCAGCCGGAGGCTCGCGCGCCGCAACCCGCTGCCCCGGCCCGTCAGGCTCCGCCGCAAAATCTGATGTCGCGTCAGGAATTGCAGGCCAAGCTGCTGCGCGAGGCGGAAGAAGCCCGCATGACCGCGCTGGAAGACGCGCGCCGCCGCGAGGATGCGCAGCGTCAGGCGGCGAGCGAGGAAGAACGCCGCCGCGCGGAAGAGAACCGCGTCGCCGCCGAAACCGCCGAGGCCGAAGTCGCTCGACGCGCAGAAGAAGCGAATGTCGCAGAGGAAACGCCGCAAACCGCCGCGCCGGAAGCGGCTCCTGCAGTTGAGGAAGCCGCCGCTCCGGAACAGGTGAGCGAACGCCCGGCTTCGGCCGCGCCGCCGCCGCGCCGCTTCACGCCGGTCACGCCGGCCAAGCGCCCCGAACCGGCCAAGCCCGACCGCGCCAAGCGTGGCGATGACAATCGCCGCCAGTCTGGCAAGCTGACCGTCACCCGCGCTCTTGCCGACGATGACAGCGCCCGCGCCCGTTCGCTCGCCGCCTTGAAGCGCGCCCGTGAAAAGGAACGCCGCGCCCATTATTCGGGCGGCAGCCAGCCGCGCGAGAAGCAGGTTCGCGACGTCGTGGTGCCCGAAAGCATCACGGTGCAGGAACTCGCCAACCGCATGGCCGAAAAGGGCGCCGATCTGGTGAAGGCCCTGTTCAAGATGGGCACTGCCGTCACGCTCAACCAGCCGATCGATCAGGATACGGCGGAACTGCTGGTCGAGGAATTCGGCCACCGCATCCAGCGCGTGTCCGAAGCCGACGTCGAAATCGGCATGGAAGGGGAGGTGGATGCGCCCGAAACGCTCCAGCCCCGTCCTCCGGTCGTCACGATCATGGGCCATGTCGACCATGGCAAGACCAGCCTGCTGGACGCTCTGCGCGGCACCGATGTGGTGGCGGGCGAAAGCGGCGGCATCACCCAGCATATCGGCGCCTATCAGGTGAAGACCAAGGGCGGCGATACCATCACCTTCCTCGACACGCCGGGTCACGAGGCTTTTTCGGAGATGCGCGCGCGCGGCGCGAACGTCACCGACATCGTCATCCTGGTGGTGGCGGCGGATGACGGCCTGATGCCGCAGACCATCGAGGCGATCAACCACACCAAGGCGGCAGGCGTTCCGATGATCGTCGCCATCAACAAGGTCGACAAGCCCGAAGCCAATCCCCAGCGCGTGCGCGAGCGCCTGCTGGAGCATGAGGTGATCGTCGAGGAAATGGGCGGTGAAACCCAAGATGTCGAAGTGTCGGCGCTCAAGAAGCAGGGGCTCGACACGCTGATCGAGAAAATCCTGTTGCAGGCCGAACTGATGGAACTGACGGCCAATCCGGATCGCAGCGCCGAAGGCAATGTGATCGAGGCGCAACTCGACAAGGGACGCGGTGCGGTGGCGACCGTTCTGGTCCGTCGCGGCACGCTCAAGGTCGGCGATACCTTCGTCATTGGTGCGGAAAGCGGCAAGGTCCGCGCGCTCATCAACGATAAGGGGCAGAATGTGAAGGTCGCCGGACCGTCGACCCCGGTCGAGGTGCTGGGCCTGTCGGGCGTTCCGCTGGCTGGCGATCAGTTGACGGTCGTGGAAAATGAAGCCCGCGCCCGCGAAGTCGCCGCCTATCGTCAGGAGCAGGCGACGCGCAAGCGCACGACAGCGGCCCCGACCAGCTTCGAACATATGTTCTCCGCACTCAATACCACCGTCATCGAATATCCGGTGGTGGTGAAGGGCGATGTGCAGGGGTCTGTCGAAGCGATCGTCACGTCGCTCAACCGCATCTCGACCGATGAGATCAAGGTCCGCATCCTGCATTCGGGCGTGGGCGCGATCACGGAAAGCGATGTCACGCTGGCCGCCGCCAGCCGCGCGCCGCTGATCGGCTTCAACGTGCGTCCCAATGCGAAGGCGCGCCAGCTTGCCGAGCGCGAGAAGGTATCGCTGCGCTATTATGACGTGATCTACGACCTCTTGGAGGAAGTGCGCGGCGAAATGGCCGGGCAGCTTGCGCCGGAACGGATCGAAACCATCGTCGGCCGCGCCGAGGTGCTTCAGGTGTTCCCCGCGGGCAAGAAGGACAAGGCGGCGGGTCTGCTCGTGCTCGACGGCATCATCCGCAAGGGGCTGTCCGCGCGCCTTACCCGCGACGATGTCATCGTGTCGCGCACCCACATCGCCTCGCTGCGCCGCTTCAAGGACGATGTGTCCGAAGTCCGCGCAGGCATGGAATGCGGCGCGGTGTTGCAAGACACGAACGACATCAAGCCCGGCGACACGCTGGAACTGTTCGAGGTCGAGGAACGCGCGCGCACGCTGTAA
- a CDS encoding DUF448 domain-containing protein: MTERKCILSGDRADPETLVRLALGPNGEVLPDIRAKAAGRGAWIGVPRAELETALAKGKLKGALARAFKTGELQIPDTLPDLIETGLRKVLLDRLGLEARASMLLTGSEKIDVAARQGKVSLLLHASDAAADGNRKLDQALRVGQEAEGTDLAGIVLPVDRGALSMAMGRDNVVHIAVTDSRAASRLRAALGRLESYLGCATGAPVHGEQDSADAPGA; the protein is encoded by the coding sequence GTGACCGAACGCAAATGCATATTGTCCGGCGACCGCGCCGACCCGGAAACGCTGGTCCGGCTGGCGCTTGGCCCTAATGGCGAAGTGCTGCCCGACATCCGCGCGAAAGCGGCGGGGCGCGGCGCGTGGATCGGCGTCCCGCGCGCAGAACTGGAAACGGCGCTGGCGAAGGGCAAGCTCAAAGGGGCGCTCGCCCGTGCGTTCAAGACCGGTGAATTGCAGATACCGGACACGCTGCCGGACCTCATCGAAACGGGGCTTCGCAAGGTGCTGCTCGACCGTCTGGGGTTGGAGGCACGGGCTTCGATGCTGCTCACCGGATCGGAAAAGATCGACGTCGCGGCCCGTCAGGGCAAGGTGTCGCTGCTGCTCCACGCCTCCGATGCGGCGGCGGACGGCAACCGGAAACTGGATCAGGCGCTGCGCGTTGGGCAGGAAGCGGAAGGCACGGATTTAGCGGGCATCGTCTTGCCTGTGGACCGGGGCGCCCTATCTATGGCAATGGGGCGGGACAATGTCGTCCATATCGCGGTGACCGACTCGCGAGCCGCGTCGCGTTTGCGTGCGGCTCTAGGCCGCTTGGAAAGCTATCTGGGTTGCGCTACCGGAGCGCCGGTGCATGGGGAGCAGGACTCCGCCGATGCGCCGGGCGCTTGA
- a CDS encoding tautomerase family protein, producing MPFVDIRLAGNATREQKAAIVADVTRSLVERLGKPPAAVQVVISEVSTENYGAGGQLVADRAPVPKMGEDANAAVTSR from the coding sequence ATGCCCTTCGTCGACATCCGTCTGGCGGGAAACGCCACCCGTGAACAGAAAGCCGCGATCGTGGCCGACGTGACCCGGTCGCTCGTGGAGCGGCTGGGCAAGCCGCCCGCGGCTGTTCAGGTGGTGATTTCCGAAGTGTCGACGGAAAATTATGGCGCTGGCGGCCAATTGGTTGCCGACCGCGCGCCTGTGCCGAAAATGGGGGAGGACGCGAATGCTGCGGTCACTTCCCGATGA
- the rimP gene encoding ribosome maturation protein RimP, whose protein sequence is MADIAELTALIEPEVKALGFDLVRIKLFGSGDEHTLQIMAERPETKQLVIEDCAAISRRLSDVLDEADPIEEAYRLEVSSPGIDRPLTRLTDFLEWKGHEAKIATSETVAGRKSFRGVLQGVEGDDIQFRDVKTGEVSIPFALVGDAKLLLTDALISATMPLSSDGADEFETEE, encoded by the coding sequence ATGGCGGACATCGCCGAACTGACTGCGCTGATCGAACCGGAGGTGAAGGCCCTCGGCTTCGACCTCGTGCGAATCAAGCTGTTCGGATCGGGCGATGAGCATACGCTCCAGATCATGGCCGAGCGCCCGGAGACGAAGCAGCTCGTCATCGAGGATTGCGCCGCTATTTCCCGCCGCCTGTCGGATGTGTTGGACGAAGCCGATCCGATCGAGGAAGCCTATCGGCTGGAAGTCAGTTCGCCGGGCATCGATCGGCCGCTGACGCGCCTCACCGATTTCCTCGAATGGAAGGGGCATGAAGCGAAGATCGCGACGAGCGAAACCGTCGCGGGGCGCAAGAGCTTCCGGGGCGTGCTTCAGGGGGTTGAAGGCGACGATATTCAATTCAGGGACGTGAAGACGGGGGAAGTCTCCATCCCCTTCGCGCTGGTGGGCGACGCGAAGCTGCTGCTGACCGACGCGCTCATTTCTGCTACCATGCCGCTCTCCTCCGATGGGGCGGACGAGTTCGAAACCGAAGAGTAA
- a CDS encoding TetR/AcrR family transcriptional regulator has product MRNAGGNPRERRRQILEIAAQMFARKGYRGTSMRDIGEKAGVLGGSLYHHIKSKDALFVELHNGALDVAADRIAQAIAGKREPWDRLEAACEALLEIQLDPDSLTLPMMNDFREVPEPIRQELIDRRDRFEDMFRAMVDELPLPASFDRSLYRNLLLSLLNAAGDWYRPGRRTPREIGRQIAAIFRHE; this is encoded by the coding sequence ATGCGGAATGCGGGGGGAAACCCCCGCGAGCGGCGACGCCAGATATTGGAGATCGCGGCGCAAATGTTCGCGCGCAAGGGCTACCGCGGCACATCCATGCGGGACATCGGCGAAAAGGCGGGCGTTCTGGGCGGTTCGCTCTACCATCATATCAAGTCGAAGGACGCCCTGTTCGTCGAACTTCATAACGGGGCGCTGGATGTCGCCGCCGACCGGATCGCGCAGGCGATCGCCGGCAAGCGGGAACCATGGGACCGGCTGGAGGCGGCGTGCGAGGCATTGCTGGAAATCCAGCTCGATCCCGATTCCCTGACGTTGCCCATGATGAACGATTTTCGCGAGGTGCCCGAACCCATAAGGCAGGAACTGATCGACCGCCGCGACCGTTTCGAAGACATGTTCCGCGCCATGGTGGACGAACTGCCGCTGCCCGCGTCCTTTGACCGTTCCCTTTACCGCAATCTGCTGCTTTCCCTGCTCAATGCGGCAGGCGACTGGTATCGGCCCGGCCGCCGGACGCCACGGGAGATAGGCCGTCAGATCGCGGCGATCTTTCGCCATGAATGA
- a CDS encoding cupin-like domain-containing protein, translating into MFEGAYPHEPARFAHQFADHPLLTLDALAKLAARMRPDTLEHNAAIDVPLGTPTGALQPNGLTTLQTIERIDSCGSWVLLREIEQDPVYAALMREVLGEVRPIVEKRTGPMHKLRAFVFISSPQAVTQPHFDPEYNILFQIKGAKTMTLFPTADTEIVGQRFFESYFTGGQRYLPWRDEHAARGMPIRIVPGESIFVPIFAPHHVKVHEDVSVSLSLTWCSDWCFEHIDAHKFNRRLRRIGLRPAAPRLYPGGNRLKSIGQRVLERLQRPAVR; encoded by the coding sequence ATGTTCGAGGGCGCATATCCCCATGAACCCGCACGGTTCGCCCATCAGTTCGCGGATCACCCGCTGCTGACGCTGGATGCTCTGGCGAAGCTCGCCGCGCGCATGCGACCCGATACGCTGGAACATAATGCCGCCATCGACGTGCCCCTGGGGACCCCGACCGGCGCGCTCCAGCCTAACGGGCTCACCACGCTGCAAACGATCGAACGTATCGATAGCTGCGGATCATGGGTGTTGCTGCGCGAGATCGAGCAGGACCCCGTCTATGCGGCGCTGATGCGCGAGGTGCTGGGCGAGGTCCGGCCGATCGTCGAAAAGCGCACCGGACCGATGCACAAGTTGCGCGCCTTCGTCTTCATCTCCAGTCCGCAGGCCGTGACCCAGCCGCATTTCGACCCGGAATATAATATCCTGTTCCAGATCAAGGGCGCCAAGACCATGACGCTCTTCCCCACCGCCGATACGGAAATCGTCGGGCAGAGATTCTTCGAAAGCTATTTCACCGGCGGACAGCGCTATCTGCCGTGGCGCGACGAACATGCCGCGCGCGGCATGCCGATCCGCATCGTTCCGGGCGAATCCATTTTCGTGCCGATTTTCGCCCCCCATCATGTGAAGGTGCATGAGGACGTATCCGTCTCCCTCTCGCTCACATGGTGCAGCGATTGGTGCTTCGAACATATCGACGCGCACAAGTTCAATCGCCGGCTCCGGCGCATCGGCCTTCGCCCCGCCGCGCCGCGTCTCTATCCAGGGGGAAACCGGCTGAAATCGATAGGACAGCGCGTTCTCGAGCGGTTGCAACGGCCAGCGGTGCGATAG
- a CDS encoding CDP-alcohol phosphatidyltransferase family protein, with amino-acid sequence MTIQPPTAKSLSRIQQNWLAANERRLLNWLCGHMPPWVTPDRLTATGMVGAVLIFAGYVASNFASSWLVLAIGGYFVQWFGDSMDGSLARYRHIERPSYGYFIDHSCDGLATLLILTGIGLSPFVTMDIAMIALAGYFLLSIHAYLSARVLGEFKLSYLSAGPTELRIMLIGLTIMMMVLGSGPGLFGRWSGFDMFVGSVGTILIVLFIGQTLVTGRRLARVDASRT; translated from the coding sequence ATGACAATCCAACCGCCCACCGCCAAATCGCTTTCGAGAATCCAGCAGAACTGGCTGGCCGCCAATGAACGACGCCTGCTGAACTGGCTGTGCGGCCACATGCCGCCATGGGTCACGCCCGATCGCCTGACCGCGACCGGCATGGTGGGCGCCGTTCTGATCTTTGCCGGATATGTCGCAAGCAACTTCGCATCGTCCTGGCTGGTGCTCGCCATCGGTGGCTATTTCGTGCAGTGGTTCGGCGACTCCATGGATGGCAGCCTGGCGCGATACCGGCATATCGAGCGGCCCTCCTACGGCTATTTCATCGACCATAGCTGCGATGGGCTGGCGACGCTCCTGATCCTGACAGGCATCGGCCTCAGCCCCTTCGTGACGATGGACATCGCCATGATTGCTCTGGCGGGCTATTTCCTTCTTTCGATCCACGCCTATCTGTCGGCCCGCGTGCTGGGGGAATTCAAGCTCTCCTATCTCTCCGCGGGGCCCACGGAACTGCGGATCATGCTGATTGGCTTGACGATCATGATGATGGTTCTGGGATCGGGGCCGGGCCTTTTCGGGCGCTGGTCGGGCTTCGACATGTTCGTGGGGTCGGTGGGGACGATATTGATCGTCCTGTTCATCGGTCAGACGCTGGTCACGGGGCGACGGCTCGCCCGTGTCGACGCTTCCCGGACGTGA